A section of the Leptospira kobayashii genome encodes:
- a CDS encoding NAD(P)/FAD-dependent oxidoreductase yields the protein MKNSEKTWDVIIVGGSFAGLAAALALGRAIRNVLVIDDSKPCNANTPHAHNLLTHDGKPPFEIKRLAKAELSNYSTVQFLDSKAIKISQSNPHFEVKVESGEIHFAKKIIFATGVTDVMPNIPGFKESWGISVFHCPYCHGYEVRDQKLGVFANGDIGYESVKLISQWSKNLTLFTNGPSSLSKEQTLKLKEKEIKIIETEISSIENNNGYLTEILLKDGKAEPLNALMARVPFVQHSHLPLDLGVELDEMGYIKVDGFNKTNLKGVYATGDSTTMLRSLAAAIASGTLSGAMINKELIGDDF from the coding sequence ATGAAGAATTCAGAAAAAACCTGGGATGTAATCATCGTCGGAGGAAGTTTCGCCGGATTAGCTGCGGCACTTGCACTGGGAAGAGCGATTAGGAATGTGCTCGTAATTGACGATAGCAAGCCATGCAACGCAAACACACCTCACGCGCATAATCTTTTGACTCACGATGGAAAACCTCCTTTCGAAATCAAACGACTTGCAAAGGCGGAATTATCAAACTACTCAACCGTTCAATTTTTAGATTCCAAAGCCATCAAAATATCTCAATCGAATCCTCATTTCGAAGTCAAAGTCGAAAGCGGAGAGATTCATTTTGCAAAAAAAATAATATTTGCAACAGGCGTAACAGATGTTATGCCAAATATTCCCGGCTTTAAAGAATCCTGGGGTATTTCAGTATTTCATTGCCCTTATTGTCATGGCTACGAAGTGAGAGATCAAAAATTAGGAGTCTTTGCCAACGGAGATATAGGTTATGAGTCGGTCAAACTGATCAGCCAATGGTCCAAAAACCTGACTTTATTTACAAACGGGCCGTCTTCTCTTTCCAAAGAACAAACCTTGAAATTGAAAGAAAAGGAAATTAAAATCATCGAGACTGAAATTTCCTCAATAGAAAATAACAATGGTTATCTTACTGAAATTCTATTGAAAGACGGAAAAGCAGAACCCCTGAATGCATTGATGGCCCGCGTTCCTTTCGTACAACATTCCCATCTTCCTTTGGATCTGGGAGTTGAGTTGGATGAAATGGGTTATATCAAAGTGGACGGTTTCAATAAAACAAATTTGAAAGGGGTTTATGCCACGGGGGACAGTACGACCATGCTTCGAAGTTTAGCCGCTGCCATTGCATCGGGAACGTTATCAGGAGCCATGATCAACAAAGAATTGATCGGAGATGATTTTTGA
- a CDS encoding FMN-binding negative transcriptional regulator, protein METILPNLHMYTPKPFAITDQSIINQIIYDNSFATLVSGTEGSLVATHIPLLLNPSEQVLFGHIARQNPQGEVLDDRDILAIFQGPHAYISPSWYETNKSVPTWNYLSVHVYGKASLVRNEEELRKSLDELILKYEGENSPFFLRNMDEKYINALIGGIIGIKIKITKIEATAKLSQNHSLERKNLVIQELEKQKDQNANEIAKWMRENLNA, encoded by the coding sequence ATGGAGACGATCCTTCCCAACTTACACATGTACACTCCGAAACCATTCGCCATCACCGACCAAAGTATCATCAATCAAATCATTTATGACAATAGTTTCGCCACACTGGTTTCAGGTACGGAAGGTTCGCTTGTTGCAACACACATCCCTCTGCTTTTAAACCCTTCCGAACAAGTTTTATTCGGACATATTGCACGCCAAAATCCGCAAGGAGAAGTTTTGGATGACCGTGACATTCTCGCGATTTTCCAAGGCCCGCATGCTTATATTTCTCCCAGTTGGTATGAAACGAATAAATCCGTTCCTACTTGGAATTATCTGAGCGTCCATGTTTACGGTAAGGCCAGCCTTGTTCGAAATGAAGAAGAGCTGAGAAAATCTTTGGATGAATTGATCCTGAAATATGAAGGCGAAAACAGTCCCTTCTTTCTCAGGAATATGGACGAAAAATACATCAATGCTTTGATAGGTGGAATCATCGGTATCAAAATCAAGATCACAAAGATAGAAGCGACCGCGAAACTAAGTCAAAATCATAGCCTGGAAAGAAAAAACTTGGTCATTCAAGAGTTAGAAAAACAAAAAGACCAAAATGCAAACGAAATCGCCAAATGGATGAGGGAAAATCTAAATGCCTAA
- a CDS encoding SH3 domain-containing protein: MPKHKKFQSNNYIQFSLYLLLLILNSSILPCDKFKDFSLPPKDESDKDKSFLEFKTKLIQAVQKKDAEFLKSITDKDIKFSFGEESGKKRFLESWDLDKNPKDSNIWSSLENTFKLGFSKDKDGFSAPYLFNHFPEEYDAFSYSLISGTNVNVRAEASIKSKVVTKLSHKIVFLDRDSNENEAEGSKDECIWQKVCLANGETGFVCDQYLRSPVDYRAIFAKKNNKWSMVVFIAGD, translated from the coding sequence ATGCCTAAACATAAAAAATTTCAATCGAACAACTATATTCAGTTTTCATTATATTTGTTACTACTTATTCTTAACTCCTCTATCCTACCTTGTGATAAGTTTAAGGATTTTTCCCTTCCTCCGAAGGATGAATCCGATAAAGACAAATCATTTCTGGAATTCAAAACCAAACTCATACAAGCAGTTCAAAAGAAAGATGCGGAATTTCTAAAATCGATTACCGACAAAGACATCAAATTCAGCTTCGGAGAAGAGTCCGGTAAAAAACGATTTTTGGAGTCTTGGGATTTGGATAAAAATCCGAAAGATTCAAACATCTGGTCTAGTTTGGAAAACACATTCAAGTTGGGATTTTCCAAAGACAAGGATGGTTTCTCCGCTCCCTACTTATTCAATCATTTCCCTGAGGAATACGATGCATTCAGTTATTCCCTCATCAGTGGAACGAATGTGAATGTCCGCGCGGAGGCTTCGATCAAATCGAAAGTGGTTACAAAACTAAGCCATAAAATCGTATTTTTAGACAGAGATTCAAACGAAAACGAAGCGGAAGGTTCCAAAGACGAATGCATCTGGCAGAAGGTCTGTCTGGCGAATGGAGAAACCGGTTTTGTGTGCGATCAATATTTGCGAAGCCCAGTGGACTACAGAGCGATTTTTGCGAAGAAGAACAACAAATGGTCAATGGTAGTTTTCATCGCAGGGGACTAA